One genomic window of Syngnathoides biaculeatus isolate LvHL_M chromosome 13, ASM1980259v1, whole genome shotgun sequence includes the following:
- the rgs18 gene encoding regulator of G-protein signaling 18 isoform X1 codes for METLLFLFPQMNFTAQKEEPYFKRLGPRDTQKPAMKSDSSRQQSKERKDRASLTRSGSHENVGQKSKTTSSNISPETAQRWSDSFEELMKNADGVETFSQFLRTEFSEENLEFWLACEEFKAYDSDTNLLSRAEHIYNVFIESDSPKEVNIDYTTKMAIRTNLAQPTRSCFETAQMKVYSLMKKDSYPRFLHSDLYLRLSGRRMFRRRSRSCVFNERASGTAKPTSW; via the exons ATGGAAACGCTTCTTTTCTTATTTCCTCAAATGAACTTCACGGCCCAGAAGGAGGAACCGTATTTCAAAAGGCTCGGCCCGCGAGACACGCAAAAGCCAGCGATGAAGTCCGACAGCAGCAG ACAGCAAAGCAAGGAGAGGAAGGACCGGGCGAGCCTCACCAGGTCCGGCTCTCACGAGAATGTCGGTCAGAAGAGTAAGACAACATCCAGCAA CATCTCGCCGGAGACGGCTCAGCGATGGAGCGACTCGTTTGAAGAGCTGATGAAAAATGCAG ACGGGGTGGAAACGTTTTCTCAGTTCCTCCGCACCGAGTTCAGCGAGGAGAACTTGGAGTTCTGGCTGGCGTGTGAAGAATTCAAGGCGTACGACTCCGACACGAACCTGCTGTCCAGGGCCGAGCATATTTACAACGTTTTCATTGAGTCGGACTCGCCTAAAGAG GTCAACATTGACTACACAACCAAGATGGCCATCCGGACGAATTTAGCGCAGCCCACCAGGAGCTGTTTTGAGACCGCCCAGATGAAAGTCTACAGCCTGATGAAAAAAGACTCTTATCCCAGATTCCTGCACTCGGACCTTTATTTGCGCCTGAGCGGCCGGAGAATGTTCCGCAGAAGGTCACGGTCCTGTGTGTTCAACGAGCGGGCCAGCGGTACCGCCAAGCCTACGTCCTGGTAG
- the rgs18 gene encoding regulator of G-protein signaling 18 isoform X2: protein MKSDSSRQQSKERKDRASLTRSGSHENVGQKSKTTSSNISPETAQRWSDSFEELMKNADGVETFSQFLRTEFSEENLEFWLACEEFKAYDSDTNLLSRAEHIYNVFIESDSPKEVNIDYTTKMAIRTNLAQPTRSCFETAQMKVYSLMKKDSYPRFLHSDLYLRLSGRRMFRRRSRSCVFNERASGTAKPTSW, encoded by the exons ATGAAGTCCGACAGCAGCAG ACAGCAAAGCAAGGAGAGGAAGGACCGGGCGAGCCTCACCAGGTCCGGCTCTCACGAGAATGTCGGTCAGAAGAGTAAGACAACATCCAGCAA CATCTCGCCGGAGACGGCTCAGCGATGGAGCGACTCGTTTGAAGAGCTGATGAAAAATGCAG ACGGGGTGGAAACGTTTTCTCAGTTCCTCCGCACCGAGTTCAGCGAGGAGAACTTGGAGTTCTGGCTGGCGTGTGAAGAATTCAAGGCGTACGACTCCGACACGAACCTGCTGTCCAGGGCCGAGCATATTTACAACGTTTTCATTGAGTCGGACTCGCCTAAAGAG GTCAACATTGACTACACAACCAAGATGGCCATCCGGACGAATTTAGCGCAGCCCACCAGGAGCTGTTTTGAGACCGCCCAGATGAAAGTCTACAGCCTGATGAAAAAAGACTCTTATCCCAGATTCCTGCACTCGGACCTTTATTTGCGCCTGAGCGGCCGGAGAATGTTCCGCAGAAGGTCACGGTCCTGTGTGTTCAACGAGCGGGCCAGCGGTACCGCCAAGCCTACGTCCTGGTAG